In Dromiciops gliroides isolate mDroGli1 chromosome 4, mDroGli1.pri, whole genome shotgun sequence, one DNA window encodes the following:
- the TAF13 gene encoding transcription initiation factor TFIID subunit 13: MADEEEDPTFEEDNEDAGGGVDGGQGKRKRLFSKELRCMMYGFGDDQNPYTESVDILEDLVIEFITEMTHKAMSIGRQGRVQVEDIVFLIRKDPRKFARVKDLLTMNEELKRARKAFDEANYGS; the protein is encoded by the exons ATGGCTGATGAGGAAGAGGATCCGACT TTTGAAGAAGATAATGAAGATGCAGGAGGAGGAGTAGATGGtggacagggtaaaaggaaaaGACTTTTCTCTAAAGAAT TAAGGTGTATGATGTATGGCTTTGGTGATGACCAGAATCCTTACACTGAGTCAGTGGATATTCTTGAGGACCTTGTCATAGAATTCATCACTGAAATG ACTCACAAAGCAATGTCTATTGGAAGACAAGGTCGAGTGCAGGTAGAAGATATTGTCTTCTTGATTCGAAAGGACCCAAGGAAGTTTGCCAGAGTTAAGGACTTGCTTACTATGAATGAAGAACTGAAACGGGCTAGAAAAGCATTTGATGAAGCAAACTATGGATCCTGA